One genomic window of Pseudomonadales bacterium includes the following:
- a CDS encoding DUF547 domain-containing protein has product MKKIFGLSYVLILLFSAQIQAAPKSEYWAFWDHSDEQSHKQINHSDWNDILKRYLVTNDPSGINRFRYGEVSNADSKKLDRYIKKLSKTDPRQYNRREQKAYWLNLYNALTVQLVVKHYPIDSITEIGGLLSRGPWDKTLVKVEGKELSLNDIEHRILRPIWKDHKIHFGLNCASVSCPNLQPVAFSGANVRSLLKSAGKEYINHPRGVHLKKGEMKVSSLFNWYSKDFAKDKKAMMKMFAHYADDRLALYLLGFNGKIKYDYDWSLND; this is encoded by the coding sequence GTGAAAAAAATATTCGGATTATCGTATGTGTTGATATTGCTTTTCAGTGCGCAGATTCAGGCTGCGCCAAAGTCTGAGTACTGGGCTTTTTGGGATCACAGTGATGAGCAAAGCCACAAACAAATTAATCACTCTGATTGGAATGATATTCTCAAGCGATACTTGGTAACGAACGACCCTTCGGGTATTAATCGTTTTCGCTATGGCGAAGTGAGCAATGCCGATAGTAAAAAACTTGATCGATATATCAAAAAACTCAGCAAGACTGATCCCCGTCAATATAACCGCCGCGAACAAAAAGCTTACTGGTTGAATCTTTATAATGCCTTAACGGTACAGCTGGTTGTTAAACATTACCCGATTGACAGTATTACCGAAATTGGCGGCCTGTTGAGCCGCGGTCCCTGGGACAAAACTCTGGTGAAAGTTGAAGGGAAGGAATTGTCGCTTAACGATATTGAACACCGTATTCTGAGACCCATATGGAAAGATCACAAGATTCACTTTGGTCTGAATTGCGCCAGTGTCAGCTGTCCCAATCTGCAGCCTGTTGCTTTTAGCGGGGCTAACGTACGCAGTCTGTTGAAGAGTGCTGGCAAGGAATACATTAATCACCCTAGAGGCGTTCACCTGAAAAAGGGTGAAATGAAAGTTTCCAGCCTTTTTAATTGGTACAGTAAAGATTTCGCCAAGGATAAAAAGGCCATGATGAAAATGTTTGCCCACTATGCCGATGATCGTCTGGCGCTATATTTGCTCGGTTTCAATGGCAAGATAAAGTATGACTATGACTGGTCATTAAACGATTAG
- the ttcA gene encoding tRNA 2-thiocytidine(32) synthetase TtcA, protein MTDFDNRKQRLEFNKLQKRLRRNVGNAIADYNMIEDGDKVMICLSGGKDSFCMLDILRNLQKTAPISFQIVAVNLDQKQPGFPEHILPGYLEQEGVPFHILEKDTYSVVTEIIPEGKTYCSLCSRLRRGTLYGFAQQIGATKIALGHHRDDMIETLFLNMFYNGKLKSMPPKLLSDDRRNVVIRPLAYCKEDDLADYAQHKQFPVIPCNLCGSQDNLQRQVVKEMLSGWERQNPGRLETIFAAIKNVAPSQLADTDLFDFSSLSIERSAERIGMVNLFHEVQVPQHKVVE, encoded by the coding sequence ATGACTGATTTTGATAACAGAAAGCAACGACTGGAATTTAACAAGCTGCAGAAGCGACTGCGTCGTAACGTTGGCAATGCCATTGCTGATTACAATATGATCGAAGACGGTGACAAGGTGATGATTTGTCTGTCTGGCGGCAAGGATTCCTTTTGCATGCTCGATATTTTGCGCAACCTGCAAAAAACGGCGCCAATTTCGTTTCAGATCGTGGCCGTTAATCTTGATCAGAAGCAGCCAGGCTTTCCTGAACATATTCTGCCGGGTTATCTGGAGCAGGAAGGGGTGCCGTTTCATATTCTGGAGAAAGACACTTATAGCGTAGTGACTGAGATTATTCCGGAGGGGAAAACCTATTGCAGCCTCTGTTCGCGGTTGCGCCGTGGAACCTTGTATGGTTTTGCGCAGCAGATTGGCGCAACCAAGATTGCACTGGGCCACCATCGCGACGATATGATTGAAACACTGTTTCTGAATATGTTTTATAACGGCAAACTCAAATCCATGCCGCCCAAATTATTGAGTGATGACCGGCGAAATGTGGTGATTCGACCACTGGCTTATTGCAAAGAAGATGATCTGGCCGATTATGCGCAGCACAAGCAGTTTCCGGTGATTCCCTGTAATCTTTGCGGTTCCCAGGACAACCTGCAAAGGCAGGTAGTGAAAGAAATGTTGTCGGGCTGGGAGCGGCAGAATCCGGGCCGGTTGGAAACCATTTTTGCGGCAATCAAAAATGTGGCACCCTCACAGCTAGCCGATACCGATTTATTTGATTTTTCCAGCCTGTCTATAGAACGCTCTGCCGAGCGCATTGGTATGGTTAACCTGTTTCATGAGGTGCAGGTGCCACAGCATAAAGTGGTTGAGTAG
- the rpmE gene encoding 50S ribosomal protein L31, whose product MKADIHPNYGTLKATCSCGNVVEVGSTLSGTIHVDVCSNCHPFYTGKQKVVDSGGRIDRFNKRFAGRSVKK is encoded by the coding sequence ATGAAAGCTGATATCCACCCTAACTATGGCACTCTGAAAGCTACTTGTAGCTGCGGTAATGTTGTTGAAGTCGGGTCCACCCTGAGTGGTACCATTCACGTCGACGTGTGCTCCAATTGTCACCCTTTTTATACCGGCAAGCAAAAAGTTGTTGATTCGGGTGGTCGTATTGATCGCTTTAACAAGCGTTTTGCTGGTCGATCAGTCAAGAAGTAA
- a CDS encoding DUF1232 domain-containing protein gives MKLSPYNPKPFSPNALWAKLSSVATRLGHETVEKILWLYYASQRQETPKWAKTVVFSALAYFILPTDAIPDFIPVSGYADDIAAITAAVTTLAAYIDSDVKKKTEEKLKRWFREA, from the coding sequence ATGAAGCTTTCCCCCTACAACCCAAAACCCTTTTCCCCGAATGCGCTATGGGCCAAGTTATCAAGCGTGGCAACGCGCCTGGGGCATGAAACCGTAGAAAAAATACTCTGGCTCTATTACGCCAGCCAACGCCAGGAGACCCCTAAGTGGGCAAAAACAGTGGTCTTCAGCGCCCTCGCCTACTTCATCCTGCCTACCGATGCTATCCCTGATTTCATTCCTGTCAGCGGCTATGCAGATGACATCGCCGCCATTACCGCCGCCGTGACAACATTAGCCGCCTATATCGATAGCGATGTTAAAAAGAAAACCGAGGAAAAACTGAAACGATGGTTTCGTGAAGCCTGA
- a CDS encoding BolA/IbaG family iron-sulfur metabolism protein, translated as MKTQQKIIDKLTTQLRPVHLEVVNESYMHSVPPGSESHFKVVIVTEAFAGQRQVKRHQLVYGVLSEELADDVHALALHTYAPSEWNQTMSAPQSPQCMGGSKQD; from the coding sequence ATGAAAACTCAGCAAAAAATTATCGACAAACTCACGACGCAGTTACGTCCGGTACACCTTGAGGTTGTCAATGAAAGCTATATGCATAGCGTGCCACCCGGCTCGGAAAGTCATTTCAAGGTTGTTATTGTCACTGAAGCATTTGCCGGTCAGCGCCAGGTTAAACGGCACCAGCTTGTTTATGGTGTGTTGTCGGAAGAATTGGCTGATGACGTACATGCATTGGCGTTGCATACCTACGCACCTTCTGAATGGAATCAAACAATGTCTGCACCGCAATCACCGCAGTGCATGGGTGGTAGTAAGCAAGACTAG
- a CDS encoding LLM class flavin-dependent oxidoreductase — MAMKSGTLPLSILDLAYVRRGFTPAEALQSSLELARHAEICGYHRFWLAEHHNMVGIASAATSVFIGYIAGGTSSIRVGAGGVMLPNHSPLVIAEQFGTLESLYPGRIDLGLGRAPGTDGITLRALRRNVNSADTFPQDVVELQSYFKPAQPGQPVQAVPGAGLPVPLWILGSSLFGARLAAQLGLPYAFAAHFAPADLMAAVKLYRENFQPSEQLKEPYLMVAANITVAETEERAAYLFTSTQQAYIGILTNQRSLLAPPVADINALLSPQIEAHLDHMLGCSMVGTPETVGAQLSDFVDKTGADEIMAVASVYDQKERLRSFELLAEIGRDL, encoded by the coding sequence ATGGCAATGAAATCCGGCACCCTACCTCTGTCGATACTTGATTTAGCGTACGTTCGCAGAGGCTTCACCCCGGCAGAGGCGTTACAAAGCTCTCTCGAATTAGCTCGCCATGCGGAGATTTGCGGATATCACCGTTTTTGGTTGGCTGAACATCATAATATGGTGGGCATTGCCAGTGCGGCAACATCGGTTTTTATCGGTTATATCGCAGGCGGAACGAGCAGTATTCGGGTAGGGGCGGGAGGGGTGATGCTCCCCAACCATTCACCACTGGTGATCGCGGAGCAGTTTGGTACGCTGGAATCCCTTTATCCGGGACGGATTGATCTCGGCCTTGGACGCGCTCCCGGGACGGATGGCATTACCTTGCGGGCGCTGCGGCGCAACGTCAACAGTGCCGATACTTTCCCTCAGGATGTTGTTGAGTTGCAATCCTACTTTAAGCCTGCGCAGCCGGGGCAGCCTGTGCAGGCGGTTCCCGGAGCAGGGCTCCCTGTTCCGCTGTGGATACTGGGTTCAAGTCTGTTTGGTGCCCGGTTAGCAGCTCAGTTGGGTTTGCCTTATGCTTTTGCAGCACATTTTGCCCCAGCAGATTTAATGGCTGCGGTAAAATTGTATCGAGAGAATTTCCAGCCGTCTGAACAGCTCAAAGAACCATACCTCATGGTTGCAGCCAACATAACGGTTGCAGAGACTGAGGAGCGGGCTGCTTATTTGTTTACCTCTACGCAGCAAGCCTATATTGGTATTCTAACGAATCAGCGATCATTGCTGGCCCCGCCAGTAGCGGATATTAATGCGTTGTTGTCACCTCAGATTGAAGCGCATCTCGATCATATGTTGGGCTGTTCCATGGTGGGTACGCCTGAAACTGTAGGGGCACAATTAAGCGATTTTGTGGACAAAACCGGTGCGGATGAAATTATGGCAGTCGCCTCTGTCTATGATCAGAAAGAACGGTTGCGTTCCTTTGAATTGCTGGCCGAAATCGGGCGCGACCTGTAA
- the bioA gene encoding adenosylmethionine--8-amino-7-oxononanoate transaminase: MEPLSTSQILDIDREHIWHPYSSLTRPIPAYPVVGAKGVRIQLADGRELIDGMASWWSVLHGYNHPALNQAARQQIDNFSHIMFGGLTHEPAARLCKTLVDVTPEGLNKVFLSDSGSVSVEVAMKMAIQYWQSLQQPGKTRFLSLRNGYHGDTFGAMSICDPITGMHHLFKGVIQENLFAEAPSCKFEDTWDDSCIADFKQLIERHHRELAAVTLEPIVQGTGGMRFYSPHYLKRVRTLCDQYDVLLIADEIATGFGRTGKFFACEWAEITPDILCLGKALTAGYMTLAGTLCTDKISNGICHGEAGVFMHGPTFMGNPLACAVANCNIELLLQNDWHSQVQRISALLKNELSSAKSLPNVADIRVLGAIGIIEMTQPVDLPKFQKQCVDKGIWVRPFGKLVYVMPPYITSNEDLTVLTRTLVEIVKKH, encoded by the coding sequence ATGGAACCCTTGAGTACGTCTCAAATTCTCGACATTGACCGCGAGCATATATGGCACCCCTATTCATCTCTTACCCGGCCAATTCCTGCGTATCCGGTAGTGGGCGCCAAGGGCGTTCGCATACAACTGGCAGATGGCCGTGAGTTAATCGATGGCATGGCTTCCTGGTGGTCGGTTCTTCATGGCTACAATCACCCGGCACTGAATCAGGCTGCCCGGCAACAAATAGACAACTTCAGCCACATTATGTTCGGTGGCCTCACTCACGAACCGGCAGCAAGACTTTGTAAAACACTTGTAGACGTTACCCCTGAAGGCTTAAACAAGGTATTTTTAAGTGATTCCGGTTCTGTCAGTGTTGAAGTGGCCATGAAAATGGCCATTCAGTATTGGCAATCTCTGCAACAACCGGGAAAAACCCGTTTTCTCAGCCTGCGTAACGGCTATCACGGAGACACTTTTGGTGCCATGTCCATCTGCGACCCGATAACAGGCATGCACCACCTGTTTAAAGGAGTGATACAAGAAAACCTGTTTGCAGAAGCACCGTCATGCAAGTTTGAGGACACCTGGGATGACTCTTGCATTGCTGATTTCAAGCAACTGATTGAAAGACACCATCGCGAACTTGCGGCAGTCACACTTGAACCCATCGTACAGGGTACAGGCGGCATGCGCTTCTATTCCCCTCACTATCTCAAACGGGTGCGCACACTTTGCGACCAATACGACGTGTTATTGATTGCCGATGAAATTGCCACTGGCTTTGGTCGTACAGGTAAGTTTTTCGCTTGCGAATGGGCTGAAATTACACCGGATATTTTATGCCTTGGCAAGGCTCTGACCGCCGGTTATATGACCCTGGCCGGAACACTGTGCACAGACAAAATCAGTAACGGGATCTGTCATGGCGAGGCTGGTGTTTTTATGCACGGCCCAACCTTTATGGGCAACCCGCTGGCCTGTGCCGTTGCCAACTGTAATATAGAGTTGCTGTTGCAGAACGACTGGCATTCACAGGTGCAGCGGATTTCAGCCTTGCTCAAGAACGAACTATCTTCAGCAAAATCATTACCGAATGTTGCCGACATACGGGTACTCGGTGCAATCGGCATAATAGAAATGACGCAACCTGTCGACCTGCCCAAGTTCCAGAAGCAATGTGTCGACAAGGGAATCTGGGTACGTCCGTTTGGGAAGCTGGTATACGTGATGCCACCCTATATCACAAGCAACGAAGATTTAACGGTACTTACCAGAACCTTAGTTGAGATTGTCAAAAAACATTGA
- a CDS encoding DUF4124 domain-containing protein, with amino-acid sequence MVKMVLRPLMLLAIVYCLGGYVYYLGTGKLPVPDFSFSLPFGNESQSRPDLRRLSEMPPLNSVEQEYHQQEIYQWQDESGVWHISNLPPGDTGPEE; translated from the coding sequence ATGGTAAAAATGGTTTTGCGGCCGCTTATGCTGTTGGCGATTGTTTATTGTCTGGGCGGTTATGTGTACTATCTGGGAACAGGCAAGTTACCGGTACCGGATTTTTCATTTTCGTTGCCCTTTGGTAACGAGAGCCAGAGTCGGCCAGATTTGAGGCGTCTATCGGAAATGCCACCACTAAACAGTGTTGAGCAGGAATATCACCAACAGGAAATATACCAATGGCAGGATGAAAGTGGGGTCTGGCATATTTCCAATCTACCACCTGGCGATACGGGCCCAGAAGAATAA
- the argS gene encoding arginine--tRNA ligase, producing MSIKTLLNEKLLTAMAAADIPESCEAHVTISTRQGFGDFQANGAMAAAKQLKVNPRELAQKILDNLNLDGIASKLEVAGPGFINIHLADSFLAQQLNSTVASKALGVTPACPTQTVVVDYSGPNLAKEMHVGHLRSTIIGDSVVRVLEALGHKVIRQNHMGDWGTQFGMLIAELEEQMSEGEQVALALSDLERFYQQSKAHFDNDEDFANKARNYVVKLQSGDQYCRNLWQQFIDISIAHSEEIYANLNVTLRHSDIRAESAYNHELADIVSSLKTKNLAVEDEGAQVVFLEELADKKGHPSPVIVQKSGGGYLYATTDLAALRYRSAELHADRVLYFIDARQSLHMKQVFTLARKANFVTDNISLEHHPFGTMMGKDGKPFKTRTGGTVKLADLLDEATQRATELVRSKNPDLNAEEITEIGRKVGIGAVKYADLSKTRTNDYVFDWDAMLSFEGNTAPYLQYAFSRVTSIFRKSGIDPRQITTIAAITEPQERSLAITLLQFPEILHQVANDAYPHVLCHYLYELASAYMSFYEHCPILKSGINETTRDSRLAICKLTADTMEKGLELLGIEVMPRM from the coding sequence ATGAGCATTAAAACCCTGTTAAATGAGAAGTTACTGACAGCAATGGCAGCGGCTGATATCCCTGAAAGCTGTGAGGCACACGTAACCATCAGCACCCGACAGGGCTTCGGAGATTTTCAGGCCAATGGAGCAATGGCTGCCGCAAAGCAGTTGAAAGTCAACCCCAGAGAACTCGCTCAGAAAATTCTCGACAATCTGAATCTGGATGGCATTGCCTCAAAACTGGAAGTTGCCGGTCCCGGATTTATCAACATCCACCTGGCTGACAGCTTTCTGGCACAGCAATTAAATTCAACAGTTGCCAGTAAAGCCTTGGGCGTGACACCTGCCTGCCCCACTCAGACAGTTGTCGTGGACTACTCCGGACCAAACCTGGCAAAAGAAATGCACGTTGGACACCTTCGCAGCACCATTATCGGCGACTCGGTAGTGCGTGTACTGGAAGCACTGGGGCACAAGGTTATTCGTCAAAATCATATGGGTGATTGGGGCACACAGTTCGGTATGCTGATCGCTGAACTGGAAGAGCAAATGAGTGAAGGGGAACAGGTAGCCCTGGCACTTAGCGATCTGGAAAGGTTTTACCAGCAATCCAAAGCACATTTTGATAACGACGAAGACTTCGCCAACAAGGCTCGAAATTACGTCGTAAAACTACAGTCAGGTGATCAGTATTGCCGAAATTTATGGCAACAATTTATCGACATTTCGATCGCTCACAGCGAGGAAATTTACGCCAATCTGAATGTCACATTACGCCACAGTGATATCCGTGCCGAAAGTGCCTACAACCACGAGTTGGCAGACATCGTCAGCTCACTGAAAACCAAAAATCTGGCAGTTGAGGACGAAGGTGCGCAGGTGGTTTTTCTGGAAGAGCTGGCCGACAAGAAGGGACACCCGAGCCCGGTAATCGTGCAAAAATCCGGTGGCGGGTATTTATACGCCACCACAGATTTAGCCGCTTTGCGCTACCGCAGTGCAGAGCTGCATGCCGACCGGGTGCTCTACTTTATCGACGCCCGCCAATCATTGCATATGAAACAGGTGTTTACCTTGGCCCGCAAGGCAAATTTCGTTACAGATAATATCAGCCTTGAGCATCACCCTTTTGGCACCATGATGGGCAAAGATGGCAAACCGTTTAAAACGCGTACCGGCGGCACGGTTAAGCTGGCAGACCTGCTTGACGAAGCCACACAGCGTGCCACCGAACTGGTCCGAAGTAAAAATCCGGACCTCAATGCTGAGGAAATCACAGAAATTGGCAGAAAAGTGGGTATTGGTGCCGTCAAGTACGCCGATTTGAGCAAAACCCGCACCAACGACTACGTATTTGACTGGGATGCCATGCTTAGTTTCGAGGGCAATACCGCGCCCTACCTGCAATATGCATTCAGCCGGGTAACCAGTATTTTCAGGAAAAGTGGAATTGACCCCCGGCAAATCACAACAATAGCAGCCATTACCGAACCGCAGGAAAGGAGTCTGGCAATAACGCTATTACAGTTTCCTGAAATTCTGCACCAGGTTGCTAACGACGCCTACCCTCACGTGCTCTGCCATTACCTTTATGAACTGGCCAGCGCTTACATGAGTTTTTACGAACATTGCCCGATATTAAAAAGCGGCATTAATGAAACCACCCGTGATAGCCGTCTGGCTATCTGCAAACTCACTGCAGATACTATGGAAAAAGGGCTGGAACTGTTGGGCATTGAAGTGATGCCGCGCATGTAA
- a CDS encoding TonB-dependent receptor, whose product MSFLRKVIAVLCFVSVAHGQGVNGSGVEEVLVSALRIPIDQQVFTGSHSSLNSEEIALLGATHIQEALARIPGVNLHHNSGQEYLPAIRSPVLTGAGACGSFLMAEEGIPLRPAGFCNVNELFESHSDVADRIDVIRGPSEVLYGSNALHGVVNVITPEPGSFANSASVEMSSEDYYRTQLQAGNEQWAVFFTGIEDQGFRDDYSVDQQKLTLKYQGRTDEYRITAGMTVINLNQETAGYITGANSYRDKSVTESNPNPEAYRDAQAVRLWTRIENEDPGNHWVVTPYVRYSDMAFLQHFLPGTPLEENGQHSVGWQSAYFIAAKKSRFVIGFDGEYVDGWLKQSQDQPTGGSAFLQATIPVGDHYDYTVKAVQLAPFIHWNYQLTEDLSLSLSARYEWMQYDYDNRMLDGRTRDDGTPCGFGGCRYSRPADGKDTFNNFSPKLGLNYRISDNQRFFFSLASGFRAPQAVELYRLQRDQQLTDIDSEKLNSIELGYQSDSGRLKYEIVAYAMKKRNLIYRNSDFFTIDSGRSRHLGLELSLAYDFSDQLTVSLAATQARHTYDHHDPDSGIEKGDNIDSAPHHFGNMAVNWTPTDALSFEIEWQHVGSYYTDPENKHRYPGHDLLNLRGQYQLSPNVELSARLINATDRRYADRADYTAFSGERYFPGAPRTAFFAISYQW is encoded by the coding sequence TTGTCATTTTTACGTAAGGTAATAGCTGTATTGTGCTTTGTTTCTGTTGCACACGGGCAGGGGGTAAACGGCTCGGGGGTGGAAGAGGTTCTGGTGTCGGCTCTTCGTATACCGATTGATCAGCAAGTTTTTACTGGCAGTCATTCCTCCCTCAATAGTGAAGAGATAGCATTACTTGGAGCAACCCATATACAGGAAGCCCTGGCACGGATACCTGGTGTTAATCTCCACCACAACAGCGGTCAGGAATATTTGCCTGCAATCCGCTCACCTGTGCTGACGGGTGCCGGAGCCTGTGGCAGTTTTCTGATGGCTGAAGAGGGTATCCCGCTGCGCCCGGCCGGGTTCTGCAACGTTAATGAGTTGTTTGAATCGCACTCTGATGTCGCGGACCGCATTGATGTTATACGCGGTCCGAGTGAAGTGTTGTACGGTTCCAATGCCTTGCACGGGGTGGTGAACGTGATAACGCCAGAGCCAGGATCTTTTGCCAATTCAGCATCTGTAGAGATGAGCAGCGAAGATTATTACCGCACACAATTGCAGGCTGGTAATGAACAATGGGCAGTTTTTTTTACCGGTATTGAAGATCAGGGCTTTCGTGATGACTACAGTGTAGATCAGCAAAAATTAACACTTAAATATCAAGGCCGCACAGACGAATACCGGATCACGGCAGGCATGACCGTGATCAACCTCAATCAGGAGACAGCGGGTTATATCACGGGGGCAAACAGCTACCGGGACAAATCCGTGACCGAGAGCAACCCTAACCCCGAGGCTTACCGTGATGCACAAGCGGTGCGATTATGGACGCGAATCGAAAATGAAGATCCGGGTAATCACTGGGTAGTGACACCCTATGTCCGCTATAGTGACATGGCATTCTTGCAGCACTTTTTGCCGGGCACGCCACTCGAAGAAAATGGCCAGCACAGCGTTGGCTGGCAATCGGCCTATTTTATAGCGGCGAAAAAAAGCCGGTTTGTTATCGGGTTTGACGGCGAGTATGTCGATGGCTGGCTAAAGCAAAGCCAGGATCAGCCGACTGGCGGCTCGGCTTTTCTGCAGGCAACAATTCCGGTGGGTGATCATTATGACTACACCGTTAAAGCGGTCCAGCTGGCGCCGTTTATTCACTGGAATTATCAGCTTACAGAAGATTTATCGCTGTCTTTATCGGCTCGCTATGAGTGGATGCAATACGATTACGATAACCGCATGCTGGACGGACGAACACGAGATGATGGCACCCCCTGCGGTTTTGGTGGTTGCCGGTACAGTCGGCCAGCTGACGGCAAGGATACATTTAATAATTTCAGCCCCAAACTGGGCTTGAACTACCGGATTTCCGACAATCAACGGTTTTTCTTTTCTCTGGCAAGCGGTTTTCGGGCCCCTCAAGCAGTGGAACTTTATCGTTTGCAACGGGATCAGCAGCTAACAGACATTGACTCCGAAAAATTGAACAGTATTGAACTGGGTTATCAGTCTGATAGTGGCAGGCTGAAATACGAAATAGTTGCCTACGCCATGAAGAAGCGTAACCTGATCTATCGTAACAGTGATTTTTTCACGATTGACTCCGGCCGCTCTCGTCATCTTGGGCTGGAATTGTCATTGGCTTATGACTTTTCTGACCAGCTGACCGTGAGTTTGGCGGCTACCCAGGCCAGGCATACCTATGATCACCATGATCCCGATTCAGGTATCGAGAAGGGCGACAATATTGATTCAGCCCCGCATCACTTTGGCAATATGGCGGTGAACTGGACCCCGACCGATGCGCTGAGTTTTGAGATAGAGTGGCAACACGTGGGCTCCTATTACACCGACCCTGAAAATAAACATCGCTACCCAGGTCATGACCTGCTTAATCTTCGGGGGCAGTATCAGTTATCTCCAAATGTTGAACTGAGTGCGCGACTGATTAACGCGACTGATCGCCGCTACGCTGATCGTGCTGATTACACGGCTTTTTCGGGAGAGCGCTATTTCCCCGGTGCGCCCAGGACAGCTTTTTTCGCTATTTCCTATCAATGGTGA